Proteins encoded by one window of Nitrincola iocasae:
- a CDS encoding response regulator — protein MKSLLKLLLVDDHALLRQGLAELLGAVPEFHILGTAASADEGLQLALADPPDIVLLDWHLPGIQGSEALQRYKHALPQSLVIILTASDDQADLRQALASGADGYVLKYTEPEQLITQLRGCHKGSLTLDPLMLQGLHQAPVAEAPDSSQVELTDREQQTLLLIAEGLSNKLIARELGISDGTVKIHVKHLLTKLQLHSRLELAAWAHRGGFLHRMQQASRRQE, from the coding sequence GTGAAGAGCCTATTGAAGCTGCTGCTCGTCGATGACCATGCGTTGCTGCGCCAGGGATTGGCGGAGCTGCTCGGTGCGGTGCCTGAATTCCATATTCTGGGGACAGCGGCAAGCGCGGATGAAGGCTTACAACTGGCATTGGCCGATCCGCCGGATATCGTGTTGCTGGACTGGCACCTGCCCGGTATTCAGGGGAGTGAAGCCTTGCAGCGTTACAAGCACGCTTTGCCGCAGAGTTTGGTGATCATCCTCACCGCTTCGGATGATCAGGCCGATCTGCGCCAGGCGCTGGCATCAGGGGCCGATGGGTATGTGCTCAAGTATACCGAGCCGGAACAGTTGATAACCCAGTTGCGTGGCTGTCACAAGGGTAGCCTGACGCTGGACCCGCTGATGCTACAAGGTCTGCACCAGGCCCCAGTGGCTGAGGCACCTGATTCGAGCCAGGTTGAACTGACAGATCGGGAACAACAAACCCTGTTGCTGATCGCCGAGGGCCTAAGCAACAAACTGATTGCTCGTGAGTTGGGTATCAGTGATGGAACAGTCAAGATCCATGTGAAGCACCTGCTGACAAAGTTGCAGCTGCATTCGCGGCTGGAGCTGGCGGCCTGGGCGCACCGGGGTGGTTTTTTGCACAGGATGCAGCAGGCATCCAGGAGACAGGAATGA